Proteins encoded by one window of Erysipelothrix rhusiopathiae:
- a CDS encoding MazG nucleotide pyrophosphohydrolase domain-containing protein: MNSRVYDRIQTMRKHFGWDKTDTIEFMTACVVEEAHELKESFDDEENFKKELADVLMYTISICLDRDYDIEAIINDKIDEVMKREY; encoded by the coding sequence ATGAATAGTCGCGTTTATGATCGCATCCAAACGATGCGCAAACATTTTGGATGGGATAAAACAGACACCATCGAATTTATGACTGCGTGTGTCGTGGAAGAAGCACATGAACTCAAAGAGAGTTTCGACGATGAAGAAAATTTTAAGAAAGAGCTTGCGGATGTTTTAATGTATACGATTTCCATTTGTTTGGATCGAGACTATGATATTGAAGCGATTATCAACGATAAAATTGATGAGGTGATGAAGCGTGAATACTAA
- the lepA gene encoding translation elongation factor 4, with amino-acid sequence MNQKNIRNFSIIAHIDHGKSTLADRILEQTHTVAHRDMQAQLLDQLDLERERGITIKLNAVQLAYKADDGQEYIFHLIDTPGHVDFTYEVSRSLAACEGAILIVDATQGIQAQTLANAYLAIENDLEIMVVINKVDLPSADPERVKREIEDVLGIDASNAPLISAKTGLNIDQVLEGIVAQIPAPQGDVEAPLKALVFDSIYDSYRGVIAFVNIKQGQVKVGDEIKFMASGAVFEVTELGVRTPTEIKKDKLVTGEVGWISASIKSIKEIGVGDTITLADNPASDALPGYRKLNPMVYCGLYPIDSKRYTDLREALEKMQLNDSSLVFEPETSQALGFGFRCGFLGLLHMDVIQERLEREYQFDLIATAPSVEFHVYLTNGEMLQLDNPSKMPISNVIDHVEEPFVEAQIMVPSDYVGAVMELCQNKRGIYVDMQTIDGTRMNIVYHLPLVEIVFDFFDRLKSTTRGYASFDYDFIGYQQSNLVKMDILLNGEIVDALSTIVHRDFAFNRGKAITEKLRTLIPRQQFEVPIQAAINQKVIARSTIKALRKNVIAKCYGGDISRKKKLLEKQKEGKKRMKQVGSVEIPQEAFMSVLSMDDE; translated from the coding sequence ATGAATCAAAAAAATATTCGAAATTTTTCAATTATCGCTCATATTGACCATGGAAAATCAACATTAGCGGATCGTATTTTAGAACAAACACATACGGTAGCTCATCGAGACATGCAAGCACAACTTCTCGATCAATTAGATCTTGAACGTGAACGTGGCATTACAATTAAGTTAAATGCTGTACAACTTGCCTACAAAGCTGATGATGGCCAAGAGTATATTTTCCATTTAATTGATACTCCAGGTCATGTTGACTTTACGTATGAAGTATCGCGATCATTGGCAGCATGTGAAGGTGCAATTTTAATTGTAGATGCAACACAGGGAATTCAAGCACAAACGCTTGCGAATGCATATCTTGCAATCGAGAATGACCTTGAAATTATGGTAGTTATTAATAAAGTTGATTTACCATCTGCCGATCCTGAACGTGTTAAACGTGAAATTGAAGATGTACTCGGAATTGATGCGAGCAATGCACCATTAATCAGTGCGAAGACCGGTTTAAATATTGATCAAGTGCTTGAAGGTATTGTTGCGCAAATTCCTGCACCGCAAGGCGATGTCGAAGCACCGCTTAAAGCTTTGGTCTTTGACTCTATTTATGACTCTTATCGAGGCGTTATTGCTTTTGTTAATATAAAACAAGGGCAAGTTAAAGTTGGCGACGAGATTAAGTTTATGGCTTCAGGGGCTGTCTTTGAGGTTACGGAGTTAGGTGTGCGTACACCGACTGAAATTAAAAAAGATAAACTTGTAACAGGAGAAGTTGGTTGGATTAGCGCAAGCATCAAATCAATTAAAGAAATTGGGGTCGGTGACACAATTACCTTGGCTGATAATCCTGCATCCGATGCATTACCGGGTTATCGTAAATTAAATCCTATGGTTTATTGTGGACTGTATCCAATTGACAGTAAACGTTATACTGATTTAAGAGAAGCATTGGAAAAAATGCAACTCAATGATTCTTCACTTGTTTTTGAACCCGAAACATCACAAGCACTTGGTTTTGGATTCCGTTGTGGATTCCTCGGTTTGCTTCACATGGATGTAATTCAAGAACGTTTGGAACGAGAATATCAATTCGATTTAATTGCGACGGCACCATCGGTAGAATTCCATGTCTATCTTACTAATGGAGAAATGCTTCAATTAGATAACCCATCAAAAATGCCGATTTCAAATGTTATTGATCATGTTGAAGAACCATTTGTCGAAGCGCAAATTATGGTGCCATCTGACTATGTAGGTGCTGTTATGGAACTTTGTCAAAACAAACGTGGTATCTACGTTGATATGCAAACCATTGATGGTACACGTATGAATATTGTTTACCATCTACCACTTGTGGAAATCGTTTTTGATTTCTTTGATCGACTTAAATCCACAACACGAGGCTATGCGTCTTTTGATTATGATTTTATTGGATACCAACAATCTAATCTTGTGAAGATGGATATACTTCTTAATGGAGAAATTGTCGATGCCCTTTCCACAATCGTGCATCGTGACTTCGCATTTAATCGCGGTAAAGCAATTACTGAAAAGCTTAGAACCTTAATTCCAAGACAACAATTTGAAGTTCCAATTCAAGCTGCAATTAACCAAAAAGTGATTGCTCGTTCTACCATTAAAGCACTTCGTAAAAACGTTATTGCGAAATGTTATGGTGGTGATATTTCTCGTAAGAAGAAACTTCTAGAGAAACAAAAAGAAGGTAAAAAACGCATGAAGCAAGTAGGTTCTGTGGAAATACCTCAAGAAGCATTTATGTCTGTTCTCTCAATGGATGATGAATAG
- the pnp gene encoding polyribonucleotide nucleotidyltransferase encodes MNKRVFELDFCGKNLKVETGELAKQAGGSVLVRYEDTVVLSAATASKKAKDIDFFPLTVTYEEKLYSVGKIPGGFLRREGRPSEHATLTSRLIDRTIRPLFAEGFRNEVQVVNTVLSVDQDSAPDMAAMFGASLSLMVSDIPFEGPIAGVTVGYIDETFVINPTLEEQEKSKMHLIVAGTKDAINMVEAGAEEVSEELMLEAMLFGHEWIKRLCAFQIEIAQEVAKEKMEVTLYEVPSEIVEEVEALVGKDLREAVAIHEKLKRYGMIDELEEKAVLHFEAKSYETESEKHKTVKYVKEVTHGMVADEVRRLISIEKIRPDGRGVDEVRPLNVQIDLLSRVHGSGLFTRGETQVLSVCTLGAMADTQIIDDLSDVDSKRFLHHYNFPPYSVGETGRMGAPGRREIGHGALGERALSYVIPSEEEFPYTIRLVAEVLESNGSSSQASICAGSLALMAAGVPVKAAVSGIAMGLVQYGDDYTILTDIQGMEDHFGDMDFKVAGTKKGITALQMDIKIKGLSEDILREALAQAKTGRAEMMAAMDEVISEPRNFVGEYAPKIAQMNIKPDKIRDVIGAGGKIINQIIEDCNDVKIDIEDDGRVVIYHTDQASIDKAKAMIENIVRVAAVGEIYDAKVVRIEKFGAFVNLFQGTDALLHVSKMDHNRVEKPEDIVKLGDIVKVKVMEIDEKGRVNVSRKALLPKPEVKKEDEKSAE; translated from the coding sequence ATGAACAAGAGAGTATTTGAACTGGATTTTTGTGGAAAAAATCTAAAAGTTGAAACGGGAGAATTAGCGAAACAGGCTGGTGGATCTGTTTTAGTGCGTTATGAAGATACTGTAGTATTATCAGCTGCAACTGCAAGTAAGAAAGCGAAAGATATCGATTTCTTCCCACTTACAGTTACATATGAAGAAAAATTATATTCAGTTGGTAAGATTCCAGGTGGATTTTTACGTCGTGAAGGACGTCCAAGTGAACATGCAACACTAACATCACGTTTAATTGATCGTACAATTCGTCCATTGTTTGCGGAAGGATTCCGTAATGAAGTACAAGTTGTAAATACAGTATTATCTGTTGATCAAGACAGCGCACCTGATATGGCTGCAATGTTTGGGGCATCTTTATCATTAATGGTATCGGATATTCCTTTTGAAGGTCCTATTGCTGGAGTTACAGTAGGGTATATTGATGAAACATTTGTAATTAATCCAACACTTGAAGAACAAGAAAAATCAAAAATGCATTTGATTGTTGCGGGTACTAAAGATGCTATTAATATGGTTGAAGCGGGTGCAGAAGAAGTTTCAGAAGAACTTATGCTTGAAGCGATGTTATTTGGTCATGAATGGATCAAACGTCTATGTGCATTCCAAATTGAAATTGCACAAGAAGTAGCGAAAGAAAAAATGGAAGTTACCCTATACGAAGTGCCTTCTGAAATCGTAGAAGAAGTAGAAGCGCTTGTAGGTAAAGACTTACGTGAAGCAGTCGCAATCCATGAAAAATTAAAACGTTATGGCATGATTGATGAACTCGAGGAAAAAGCTGTATTGCATTTCGAAGCGAAATCATACGAAACGGAATCTGAAAAGCATAAAACAGTGAAGTACGTTAAAGAAGTCACACACGGCATGGTTGCGGATGAAGTTCGTCGACTCATTTCGATTGAAAAAATTCGTCCTGATGGTCGTGGTGTTGATGAAGTACGTCCTTTAAACGTTCAAATTGATTTGTTAAGTCGTGTACACGGTAGTGGACTCTTTACACGTGGTGAAACTCAAGTACTCTCTGTTTGTACATTAGGTGCAATGGCAGATACTCAAATTATTGATGACTTATCCGATGTGGATTCAAAACGTTTCCTACATCATTATAATTTCCCACCATACAGTGTTGGTGAAACAGGCCGTATGGGTGCACCAGGACGTCGTGAAATTGGACATGGTGCTTTAGGTGAGCGTGCTTTATCCTATGTTATTCCTTCTGAAGAGGAATTCCCATATACAATTCGTTTAGTAGCGGAAGTTCTTGAATCAAACGGTTCTTCTTCACAAGCAAGTATTTGTGCAGGTTCATTAGCACTTATGGCAGCGGGTGTTCCCGTTAAAGCCGCAGTGAGTGGTATTGCAATGGGTCTTGTTCAATATGGTGATGATTATACAATCCTTACAGATATTCAAGGAATGGAAGATCATTTTGGAGATATGGACTTTAAGGTTGCTGGAACTAAAAAAGGGATTACCGCCCTTCAAATGGATATTAAGATTAAAGGCTTATCCGAAGACATTTTACGTGAAGCATTAGCACAAGCGAAAACAGGTCGTGCGGAAATGATGGCTGCGATGGATGAAGTTATTTCAGAACCTCGTAACTTTGTTGGTGAATATGCTCCTAAGATCGCTCAAATGAACATCAAACCGGACAAAATCCGTGATGTTATTGGTGCGGGTGGAAAAATCATTAACCAAATCATTGAAGACTGTAATGATGTTAAGATTGACATTGAAGATGATGGTCGTGTTGTAATTTATCATACTGATCAAGCTTCAATTGATAAAGCGAAAGCAATGATTGAAAATATCGTTCGTGTAGCTGCTGTTGGAGAAATTTACGATGCGAAAGTTGTACGTATTGAAAAATTCGGAGCATTCGTAAATCTATTCCAAGGTACGGATGCACTCTTACATGTTTCTAAGATGGATCATAACCGTGTTGAAAAACCAGAAGATATCGTGAAATTGGGCGATATTGTTAAAGTTAAGGTTATGGAAATTGACGAAAAAGGACGTGTAAATGTATCTCGTAAAGCATTATTACCAAAACCAGAAGTTAAAAAAGAAGACGAAAAGTCTGCTGAATAA
- the sufC gene encoding Fe-S cluster assembly ATPase SufC yields MAQLRIENLHVAIEGKEILKGVNLVVNENEIHAIMGPNGNGKSTLLSAIMGHPRYEITEGSVFVDDINVLELEVDERSKLGLFLGMQYPQEVSGVTNSDFLKSALNARRDTPIGLFEFVKSMEGSIDRLKMKEDLAHRFLNEGFSGGEKKRNEILQMIMLEPRFAMLDEIDSGLDIDALALVARVLKEEQDKQKMGLIIVSHYERFFELIQPTHTHIMIDGRIVLSSDETLVRKIDREGYDWIEADIQKEKDPKRPTVLGTCAVREAIGDK; encoded by the coding sequence ATGGCACAATTAAGAATTGAAAATTTACATGTAGCAATTGAAGGAAAAGAAATACTCAAGGGTGTCAATCTTGTAGTTAATGAGAATGAAATCCACGCAATCATGGGACCCAATGGGAATGGGAAATCAACACTTCTTTCTGCTATCATGGGTCATCCCCGATATGAAATTACAGAAGGCTCTGTTTTTGTAGATGATATCAATGTACTTGAACTCGAAGTTGATGAACGCAGTAAACTTGGCTTGTTTTTAGGGATGCAATATCCGCAAGAAGTCTCCGGCGTAACGAACTCTGATTTTTTAAAGTCCGCATTAAATGCACGTCGTGATACACCGATTGGTTTATTTGAGTTTGTAAAGTCAATGGAAGGGAGCATTGACCGCCTTAAAATGAAGGAAGATCTTGCTCACCGATTCCTTAATGAAGGATTTAGTGGTGGTGAAAAGAAACGTAATGAAATCTTACAGATGATTATGTTGGAACCTCGATTCGCAATGTTGGATGAAATTGATTCCGGACTTGATATTGATGCGCTTGCACTTGTTGCGAGAGTATTAAAAGAAGAACAAGATAAACAAAAAATGGGTCTTATTATTGTAAGTCACTACGAACGTTTCTTTGAACTGATTCAACCAACCCATACTCACATTATGATTGATGGTCGAATTGTTTTAAGTTCTGATGAAACCTTAGTACGTAAAATTGACCGTGAAGGATACGATTGGATTGAAGCCGATATTCAAAAAGAGAAAGATCCCAAGCGTCCAACTGTTCTTGGAACATGTGCGGTGCGTGAAGCAATAGGTGATAAATAA
- a CDS encoding NAD(P)-dependent oxidoreductase, with the protein MKKIAWIGTGVMGKPMANHLAEAGYTVSAYNRTFSKAKAMEPSVTACQTIEEVVQDADVVFAIVGYPSDVKDVFEEVMKHAKPGCLLVDMTTSSPSLAKSLARDAKAHGFRMLDAPVTGGDLGAINATLSIMVGGDSSDFDAILPLLNVMGKTINYMGTHGNGQHAKLANQTAIAGALAGTAEALHYAHHHQIDMTTMLNVITGGSASSWQAANNGPKMISKDFKPGFFLKHFLKDLKLVMDEKEDLYLPVVESVCKIYETLSENGYDEMGTQAIIDYYIKQL; encoded by the coding sequence ATGAAAAAAATAGCGTGGATTGGTACGGGTGTCATGGGAAAACCCATGGCGAATCATTTGGCTGAAGCGGGTTATACAGTTTCAGCGTACAATCGTACATTCTCAAAAGCAAAAGCGATGGAACCATCCGTAACTGCATGTCAAACAATTGAAGAAGTAGTGCAAGATGCGGATGTTGTTTTTGCGATTGTTGGGTATCCAAGTGATGTGAAGGATGTTTTTGAAGAGGTCATGAAGCATGCGAAACCGGGTTGTCTTTTGGTGGATATGACAACATCATCCCCATCGCTTGCGAAATCATTGGCACGTGATGCAAAAGCACACGGATTTAGAATGCTTGATGCGCCCGTTACCGGTGGTGACTTAGGGGCAATAAATGCAACACTTTCGATCATGGTGGGTGGCGATTCGTCTGATTTTGATGCCATTCTTCCTCTTCTAAATGTAATGGGTAAAACGATTAATTATATGGGTACACATGGTAATGGACAACATGCGAAACTTGCGAACCAAACTGCAATAGCGGGAGCACTTGCCGGAACTGCGGAAGCATTACATTATGCTCACCATCATCAGATCGACATGACAACCATGCTTAATGTTATAACTGGAGGTTCTGCATCCTCATGGCAAGCTGCAAATAACGGTCCAAAAATGATCTCAAAAGACTTTAAACCAGGATTTTTTCTGAAGCATTTCCTCAAAGATTTAAAACTTGTAATGGATGAAAAAGAAGATCTATACCTTCCAGTCGTAGAGAGTGTATGTAAGATTTACGAAACCCTTAGCGAAAATGGGTATGACGAGATGGGTACACAAGCCATTATCGATTATTATATTAAACAGTTATAA
- a CDS encoding HIT family protein, whose translation MTLFEKIINREIPAKIIWEDEDVIAFLDISQATQGHTLVVPKLATESVLTATPEVVSKVNCTAQMLSLKLMETFGATGVNILTNANEVSGQTVPHYHVHVIPRYDTDELKFVPLQKDHDLDAVYKTYQEKNLTF comes from the coding sequence ATGACACTGTTTGAAAAAATTATTAACCGAGAAATCCCCGCAAAAATAATATGGGAAGATGAGGATGTCATTGCATTCTTAGACATATCACAAGCCACTCAAGGACACACCCTCGTTGTACCCAAGCTTGCAACAGAATCTGTCCTTACAGCCACACCTGAGGTCGTCTCCAAAGTAAATTGTACCGCTCAAATGCTTTCACTAAAACTCATGGAAACTTTTGGTGCTACCGGAGTTAACATCTTAACTAATGCTAATGAAGTAAGTGGCCAAACCGTTCCTCATTATCACGTGCATGTCATTCCACGCTACGATACCGATGAATTAAAATTTGTACCGCTTCAAAAAGACCATGATCTCGATGCAGTTTATAAAACCTATCAAGAAAAAAATCTTACATTTTAA
- a CDS encoding peptidylprolyl isomerase: MKKLLVSLLALLMLAGCSDARAMISTDEEIFSVGNEKVTSKRLFDVMKLSDGGMTVVKSAQNKITENVADEDVKAEADKRLEEIKEVFGDQLEERLKQSGYDSVDAFMSQTVYPELKMTHLLKEKMVTDFEALTTENAPRKARILQLENQEKADEALEKIKAGENFDDIAKDYKVTGSPYDGSAKVHLLKSVQYPQEVADALKNATEPTLSGVLSDASDDSKYIVQIIEIDASRYQDETIEAFVGSKDIVNKYLAQLFVDNGFKIYDKDVYDAVAEKFPQYLNIQKEKDAK, encoded by the coding sequence ATGAAAAAACTTCTAGTTTCACTCCTCGCATTGCTGATGCTTGCGGGATGCAGTGATGCACGCGCAATGATTTCCACAGATGAAGAAATATTCTCTGTTGGTAATGAAAAAGTTACTTCTAAACGTCTTTTTGATGTTATGAAGCTCAGTGATGGTGGAATGACGGTTGTTAAGTCAGCTCAAAACAAAATTACTGAAAATGTTGCGGACGAAGATGTTAAAGCGGAAGCTGACAAACGTCTTGAAGAAATTAAAGAAGTCTTCGGTGATCAACTTGAAGAACGTTTAAAACAAAGTGGCTACGATAGTGTTGATGCATTCATGTCACAAACAGTTTATCCAGAACTCAAAATGACACATCTTCTTAAAGAAAAAATGGTTACAGATTTTGAAGCATTAACTACAGAAAATGCACCGCGTAAAGCACGCATTCTTCAATTAGAGAATCAAGAGAAAGCAGACGAAGCACTTGAAAAAATTAAAGCAGGTGAAAACTTCGATGATATCGCAAAAGATTACAAAGTTACAGGCTCTCCATATGATGGAAGTGCTAAAGTACACTTATTGAAATCGGTTCAATATCCTCAAGAAGTTGCGGATGCACTCAAAAATGCAACTGAACCAACATTATCCGGTGTCCTCAGTGATGCAAGTGATGATAGTAAATATATTGTTCAAATTATTGAAATCGATGCAAGTCGATATCAAGATGAAACCATTGAAGCATTTGTAGGATCAAAGGACATCGTAAATAAATACCTTGCACAACTTTTTGTTGACAATGGTTTTAAAATTTACGACAAAGACGTTTATGACGCCGTTGCCGAGAAATTCCCACAATACTTAAATATTCAAAAGGAAAAAGACGCTAAATAA
- a CDS encoding LLM class flavin-dependent oxidoreductase gives MKIELGISTFGETTPLENTGIAPSHPERIRQLVKEIELADRVGLDIYGIGEHHRSDFAVSAPEIVLAAGAVNTKHIRLSSAVTVLSSIDPVRAYQQYATIDALSNGRAEMMVGRGSFTESFPLFGYDLKNYEALFTEKLQMLRTIVENETVTWDGHHTQSLDNTGIYPRSVQEKLPIWVATGGNVESTVNIARQGLPITYAIIGGNPLRFKSLIEAYHAIGKQMGYPKDQMQVAAHSWGFIADTSQEAKDKYFYPTKLLIEEIAKDRSNWVQTYRRQDFDIATGPGGAMFVGSPEEVTPKLIKMIEDLGLSRFMLHLPIGSMEHQDVLHAIELFGTQVAPAVREYFKDK, from the coding sequence ATGAAAATAGAATTAGGTATCAGTACGTTTGGCGAAACAACACCTCTTGAGAATACTGGCATTGCCCCTTCTCATCCGGAGCGCATTCGCCAACTCGTAAAAGAAATCGAACTTGCAGATCGTGTTGGTCTCGATATTTACGGAATTGGAGAACACCACCGATCCGATTTTGCGGTTTCCGCACCTGAAATTGTTCTTGCTGCTGGAGCGGTGAATACGAAACACATTCGTTTAAGTTCTGCAGTTACGGTCCTTTCATCTATTGACCCAGTACGTGCGTACCAACAATACGCAACGATCGATGCTTTATCAAACGGTCGTGCGGAGATGATGGTAGGACGTGGTTCCTTTACAGAGTCCTTTCCTCTATTTGGCTATGATTTAAAGAACTATGAAGCTTTGTTTACGGAAAAACTACAGATGCTTCGTACTATCGTTGAAAATGAAACAGTTACTTGGGATGGTCATCATACCCAATCCCTTGATAATACAGGTATCTACCCCCGTTCTGTACAAGAAAAGCTCCCAATTTGGGTCGCAACAGGGGGAAATGTGGAATCAACCGTAAACATTGCACGCCAAGGATTACCGATTACCTATGCAATCATAGGTGGAAACCCCTTACGTTTTAAATCACTCATCGAAGCCTACCACGCAATTGGTAAACAAATGGGATACCCTAAAGACCAAATGCAAGTTGCAGCACACTCTTGGGGATTTATAGCGGATACATCACAAGAAGCAAAAGACAAATACTTCTATCCAACCAAACTCTTGATTGAAGAAATTGCGAAAGACCGCTCAAATTGGGTTCAAACTTACCGCCGTCAAGATTTTGATATTGCGACAGGTCCTGGAGGTGCAATGTTTGTAGGAAGTCCTGAAGAAGTTACTCCAAAACTCATCAAGATGATTGAAGATCTCGGTTTAAGCAGATTTATGCTCCATTTACCTATTGGTTCTATGGAACATCAAGACGTTCTTCATGCAATTGAATTGTTTGGAACACAAGTAGCTCCTGCGGTTCGCGAATACTTTAAAGATAAATAA
- a CDS encoding peptidylprolyl isomerase, protein MIDNLKKYWFVVVIGLVLIVGIGYFTKEQMNAVLSGKKVDGKDVIYEVAGSDYTADAYYDELLESKGTAEIYKLFERAVLDSMETTEDIVKKSKEEAETVKTNVSAQNGAAGLEQLNKALVSLGYKGVDEMNKFYENSNKLDVILGDYLEANYDQYAKAFVEEKQPRVVSHILVKMDDSKNPTAEETAKMEKIDAALKEGKAFSDVAMEFSDDGTAQNGGLLGYMDKTSSLVPEFIEGATSIKKGETTGWVTSQYGRHRITVQQDSFEEIKYDKDFLKAISTNNPKIQYQAIWEKAEGLDIKFADESVKADLMAFMGLGGNQ, encoded by the coding sequence ATGATTGACAATTTAAAAAAATATTGGTTTGTCGTCGTTATAGGTTTGGTACTGATTGTCGGTATCGGGTATTTTACTAAAGAACAGATGAACGCTGTTTTGAGCGGTAAAAAAGTAGACGGTAAAGATGTAATATATGAGGTTGCTGGGAGTGATTATACTGCAGATGCATACTATGATGAACTCTTAGAATCGAAGGGAACGGCAGAGATTTATAAGTTATTCGAACGTGCTGTTCTTGATTCAATGGAAACAACTGAAGATATCGTTAAGAAATCTAAAGAAGAAGCTGAGACAGTTAAAACTAATGTTTCTGCACAAAATGGTGCAGCAGGGTTAGAACAATTGAATAAAGCACTTGTTTCATTGGGTTATAAAGGTGTTGATGAAATGAACAAGTTTTATGAAAATTCAAATAAACTTGATGTCATTTTAGGAGATTACCTTGAAGCAAATTACGATCAATATGCGAAAGCATTTGTCGAAGAAAAACAACCTCGTGTTGTAAGTCACATCCTTGTCAAGATGGACGATTCAAAAAATCCTACAGCTGAAGAAACAGCTAAGATGGAGAAAATTGATGCAGCTTTAAAAGAGGGTAAAGCTTTTAGTGATGTTGCTATGGAATTTTCCGATGATGGAACTGCCCAAAATGGTGGTTTACTCGGATATATGGATAAAACATCAAGTTTAGTTCCTGAATTTATTGAAGGAGCTACAAGTATCAAGAAGGGTGAAACAACTGGGTGGGTTACTTCACAATACGGTCGTCATCGCATTACAGTTCAACAAGACTCTTTCGAAGAAATCAAATATGATAAAGATTTCTTAAAAGCAATATCAACAAATAATCCTAAAATCCAATATCAAGCAATCTGGGAAAAAGCAGAAGGCTTAGATATTAAATTTGCAGACGAATCCGTTAAAGCAGATTTAATGGCATTTATGGGTCTAGGAGGTAATCAATAA
- the rpsO gene encoding 30S ribosomal protein S15 encodes MLSKSEKQAIMTQYARHEGDTGSAEVQVAVLTAEINLLTEHMKEHKKDFHSNRGLLKKVGRRRNLLTYLRNEDINRYRELITSLGLRK; translated from the coding sequence ATGTTATCAAAATCAGAAAAACAAGCAATCATGACTCAATATGCACGTCATGAAGGCGATACAGGTTCAGCAGAAGTTCAAGTAGCTGTTCTTACAGCAGAAATTAACTTGCTTACAGAACACATGAAAGAACACAAAAAAGACTTCCACTCAAACCGTGGACTTCTTAAAAAAGTTGGACGTCGTCGTAATTTATTAACTTACCTACGTAACGAAGACATTAACCGTTACCGTGAATTAATCACAAGCCTAGGATTAAGAAAATAA
- the hemW gene encoding radical SAM family heme chaperone HemW — protein MNTKALYVHIPFCDHICGYCDFTRFHYARQISDQFMIRLIQQINVLPGDLKTIYVGGGTPTSLENDQLEALLKALKPKLADEYEWTFEGNPENLTEENVQMLHNYGVNRMSLGVQTTHDDLLEKIGRHHKFYDVEVGVKLLRKIGIENISLDLMYGLPGQSLESFESSMRDVIALKPDHVSIYALTVEPNSLFGRRGIQPVPIELETEMFLSCIQLMEGAGYEQYEISNFALPGSRSQHNQVYWRYEDFYALGPGSSLKHNHQRKTWTTKLGMYLKEDAYHEVIDLTLEDEMFEFMMMGLRLKDGVAYSRFQERFGVALEDVFSDAIAEGISRKLLYKSDDVLKTTFEGFVMLDDTLLPFMSILND, from the coding sequence GTGAATACTAAAGCACTGTATGTCCATATCCCGTTTTGTGATCATATTTGTGGGTATTGTGATTTTACTCGGTTTCATTATGCGCGACAAATTTCTGATCAATTTATGATTCGCTTGATCCAACAAATCAATGTTTTACCAGGAGATTTGAAGACCATCTATGTTGGTGGTGGTACACCAACATCTCTAGAAAATGATCAATTAGAGGCATTACTCAAAGCCTTGAAACCCAAATTAGCGGATGAGTACGAATGGACCTTTGAAGGGAACCCAGAAAACCTTACCGAGGAAAATGTACAAATGCTTCATAATTACGGTGTAAACCGGATGAGTTTGGGTGTTCAAACAACTCATGATGACTTACTCGAAAAAATCGGAAGACATCATAAATTCTATGATGTTGAAGTAGGCGTGAAGCTTTTACGAAAGATTGGTATTGAAAACATATCTCTAGACTTAATGTACGGATTACCAGGACAATCCTTGGAGAGTTTTGAATCTTCAATGCGTGATGTTATCGCACTCAAACCTGATCACGTATCCATTTATGCATTGACCGTTGAACCCAATTCGTTATTTGGAAGACGTGGTATTCAGCCGGTACCTATTGAACTTGAAACTGAAATGTTTCTTTCTTGCATTCAATTAATGGAAGGTGCGGGCTACGAACAGTACGAAATTTCAAACTTCGCTTTACCGGGATCAAGAAGTCAACACAACCAAGTCTATTGGCGCTATGAAGATTTTTATGCGCTTGGACCTGGATCAAGTTTGAAACATAATCATCAACGTAAAACATGGACGACCAAGCTTGGGATGTACTTAAAAGAAGATGCCTATCATGAAGTCATTGACTTAACACTTGAAGATGAAATGTTTGAGTTTATGATGATGGGACTTCGTCTTAAAGATGGCGTTGCCTATTCAAGATTTCAAGAACGTTTTGGAGTGGCACTTGAAGATGTTTTCTCAGATGCTATTGCAGAAGGTATTTCTCGAAAACTTCTTTATAAATCGGATGATGTCTTAAAGACAACATTTGAAGGATTTGTAATGTTGGATGATACACTACTGCCTTTCATGTCAATATTAAATGATTAA